The Candidatus Alcyoniella australis genomic sequence GCTGGAGTCCGCGGCCAACCTGGCCGAGTCCGGCAAGATCGAGCCGCAACACCTGCGGATTCCGATCAAACAGCGCCCCGCGCAACAATCGCCGGATGCCTCCTCGGACCAGGTGCTGACCATGGCCGAAGTCGAACGCTCGCACATCGTGCAGACCTACCAGCGACTGAACAGCAATAAGAGCCGCACTGCCCGCGCCCTGGGCATCGGCTTGCAGACCCTGCACCGCAAACTCAAATCGTACGGCGTGAAATAACGACCCGGGCGGCTACGCCGGAATCAACATCCACTTCTAGCCCGGTTTTTTATGTCTATATGAAAATTATTTTTTAAGTGTAGAATATCTTGACCGGATACGCAATATTAAGAATTGGGAATAGGCAGGAGGGCTCATGTCCAATACGATTGAAGATTATACAACGCATTTTAATTCTGCAGAAGATTTCCTTGAAAAACTAAATCCCACCAAGGAGCCATGGTTAAGAAAAAGGCAAGCGGAACAAGGGGACATAGGTGAGGAGTATGAGGTTATCCCTGATTATTGGATTTTCAGGGGGCAGCCATTAGATATTGATCCTGGATTGAAACCATCTGCTTTGCGTAACGACACATCATCCTCCGATCTTAGTAAAAACTGCATCAGATATAAAAAGAATTATCTCAGAAGAAAACTAGAAAAAGGAAACGCTGAAGAGGCAATATACGAAAATCGGCTTCAAGTCGGTGCTGAGTTTGATCTGCTTCGTGATTTCTGTAAGGCAGCGGATTGGCAGGGAAGGAAACTGCCTCGTTATACTACTGAGTTTCGTGATCGTCTTTTGGGTGTGACGGTTCGTGCTGCCTTAATGAAAATCGAAAACCCGTGCCCATGGCCAAATAAAAACTACTTTGAATTGCTCGCGCTTGCACAGCATTACGAAGTGCCCACAAGATTATTGGATTGGACTGAAAAATCATATATTGCGGCCTACTTCGCCGCGGAAATGGCTGCCCAGTCTGAATATAATCCAAAGCATGGTGAAGTAAAAGTTGTCGTATGGGCGCTGAATACAAGATTCATTAAAAAATTTCCCTACGGGATTTCCATTGAAATAATAAACCCAATAAGAGCTAACAATCCGAACCTCGCGGCTCAGAGGGGCCTGTTTACCCTCGTAACAGATAGTGAAATAATGTCCCTTGATAAAATCCTCTGCCTCTTCGATAAAGACAAACTGAAAAATGAAATAAAGGACATTAAGGATTCGCTTAAAAACGAAATGGAAAGCATGATAGATGATGGAATTATTAAGAAATTCACTCTTGCCCGAGGAAAGGCAGGGATCCTGCTGCAGCTGCTCTATGAGATTGGTTACCATAGTGGCACTTTAAAACCAAGCCTGTCCGGAGCGGCGGGATGGGCCAAGGAGAGAACGCTCTGGCCTGACCACCCAAAACAATCCTAGAGATAAATATTCTCCTGACCAAACAGGGCCAGTTCAAACCTCATTCACCATCCGCACGCAGATCCTTCGTCCAGGGGCCTCAGGATGACAGTTTATCGTTCAATATTAAGCGTATAGATCGTTTATGTCATTCACCGCCGCGCATTTGACCTATCTCAAACTGAGCTAGATTTTCAGGAAACCTTTAAATTCATCGTCTTACAACAATACGTGTGCCGTTTTGGCATGAACAGTTGGATTGTGCAGTGCTGGCAATTCCGTAGGCCGAATTGTAACACCCCAATATCACATAACTATTATTTTTCGCCGTGTTGGCACGTTGCGTGTAATACCGAGAGTTGCATCGATTAAGAAAACGGAGACCGTGGATGAAAGTCAGGTCGATCACCCTTGAGATCCTGCAGCTGGTATTTATCGGCCTGGCGATCGTCCTCTTCCTCTCCGTTCATATAGCGAGCGGACCCGAGTGGGCAGCAACCCAGAGCCAAGGCGAACTAGGCTCGCTCGGGTCCAATTCCGACTTTGAACAGGGTCAGGCGCGCATTGAGGTCGATTCGGCCTCGGGCAAGTACGTTGTGGTCCAGGCGGTGAAGGTGCAACCGTGAGAGTACTGGTAGTCGACGACGAGCGCACAATGCTCGAGACGATCCGCCGCGGATTACTGCTCTACGGCCACGAGTGTCTGACCGCAATCGACGCGGACGAAGCCCTGATCCAGATCGATAGTCCCCAGGGCGAGATGATCGACCTGTTGCTCACCGACCTGACCATGCCCGGCAAATCGGGACTGTCGTTGATCGAACAGGCTCGGACGATCCGCAAAGAACTGCCGGTTGTGGTGAT encodes the following:
- a CDS encoding helix-turn-helix domain-containing protein translates to LESAANLAESGKIEPQHLRIPIKQRPAQQSPDASSDQVLTMAEVERSHIVQTYQRLNSNKSRTARALGIGLQTLHRKLKSYGVK
- a CDS encoding FRG domain-containing protein, which codes for MSNTIEDYTTHFNSAEDFLEKLNPTKEPWLRKRQAEQGDIGEEYEVIPDYWIFRGQPLDIDPGLKPSALRNDTSSSDLSKNCIRYKKNYLRRKLEKGNAEEAIYENRLQVGAEFDLLRDFCKAADWQGRKLPRYTTEFRDRLLGVTVRAALMKIENPCPWPNKNYFELLALAQHYEVPTRLLDWTEKSYIAAYFAAEMAAQSEYNPKHGEVKVVVWALNTRFIKKFPYGISIEIINPIRANNPNLAAQRGLFTLVTDSEIMSLDKILCLFDKDKLKNEIKDIKDSLKNEMESMIDDGIIKKFTLARGKAGILLQLLYEIGYHSGTLKPSLSGAAGWAKERTLWPDHPKQS
- a CDS encoding response regulator, giving the protein MRVLVVDDERTMLETIRRGLLLYGHECLTAIDADEALIQIDSPQGEMIDLLLTDLTMPGKSGLSLIEQARTIRKELPVVVITGLNSSMDIQKVRDLGLPLLQKPFNPEQLDCTLREAAAAKVEDNPS